A genomic region of Xanthomonas fragariae contains the following coding sequences:
- a CDS encoding DUF1456 family protein, translating to MIHNDVLRSIRYMLDLSDDKVVEITHLADPEFALDKPQVQTWLKKENEPGFEPCTDAMLARFLDGLVLRFRGRDESQPVRPLETRVGNNLVLKKLRVAFELKDVDMHAIFASAGFPLSKPELSALFRQPGHKNFRPCGDQLLRAFLKGLTARMREAG from the coding sequence ATGATCCACAACGATGTACTGCGCAGTATCCGCTACATGCTCGACCTCAGCGACGACAAGGTGGTGGAGATCACCCACCTGGCCGACCCGGAGTTCGCGCTCGACAAGCCGCAGGTACAGACCTGGTTGAAGAAGGAAAACGAGCCCGGTTTCGAGCCGTGCACCGATGCAATGCTGGCGCGCTTTCTCGACGGCCTGGTGCTGCGCTTCCGCGGCCGCGACGAAAGCCAGCCTGTCCGCCCGCTGGAAACCCGCGTCGGCAACAACCTGGTGCTGAAGAAACTGCGCGTGGCCTTCGAACTGAAAGACGTGGACATGCACGCCATCTTCGCCAGCGCCGGCTTCCCGCTGTCCAAGCCGGAACTGTCCGCGCTGTTCCGCCAACCCGGCCACAAGAACTTCCGCCCCTGCGGCGACCAACTGCTGCGCGCCTTCCTCAAAGGCCTGACCGCACGGATGCGCGAAGCGGGTTGA
- a CDS encoding TatD family hydrolase — translation MQLIDIGANLTHDSFDRDRDAVLQRARDAGIAQLVITGASREHSPSALKLAQQHPGFLYATAGVHPHHAVEFTAECETEMRTLHAHPQVVAVGECGLDYFRDFAPRPAQHRAFERQLQLAADNGKPLFLHQREAHDDFLSIMRSFEGRLGPAVVHCFTGTREELFDYLDRDYYIGITGWLCDERRGAHLRELVRNIPANRLMIETDAPYLLPRTLKPMPKDRRNEPMFLSHIVDELARDRGEDVALTAANSTTAARAFFRLPAPAAAA, via the coding sequence GTGCAGTTGATCGATATCGGCGCCAACCTCACCCACGACTCTTTCGACCGCGACCGCGATGCGGTGCTGCAACGCGCACGCGATGCGGGCATTGCGCAACTGGTGATCACCGGCGCTAGCCGCGAGCATTCGCCATCGGCACTAAAACTGGCCCAGCAACACCCCGGATTTCTCTACGCTACCGCTGGCGTGCACCCGCACCACGCGGTGGAATTCACCGCCGAATGCGAGACCGAAATGCGCACGCTGCACGCGCACCCGCAGGTGGTGGCGGTGGGCGAATGCGGGCTGGATTACTTCCGCGATTTCGCACCGCGCCCGGCGCAGCACAGGGCCTTCGAACGCCAGCTGCAGCTGGCTGCCGACAATGGCAAACCATTGTTCCTGCATCAACGCGAGGCGCATGACGATTTTCTGTCGATCATGCGCAGCTTCGAGGGCCGCCTCGGTCCGGCGGTGGTGCACTGCTTCACCGGCACCCGTGAAGAACTGTTCGACTATCTGGACCGCGATTACTACATCGGCATCACCGGCTGGCTGTGCGACGAGCGCCGCGGTGCGCATTTGCGCGAGCTGGTACGCAATATCCCGGCCAATCGCTTGATGATCGAAACCGACGCGCCTTACCTGCTGCCGCGTACGCTCAAGCCGATGCCCAAGGACCGCCGCAACGAGCCGATGTTTCTATCGCATATCGTGGACGAACTCGCACGCGATCGCGGCGAAGACGTTGCGCTGACTGCGGCCAACAGCACCACCGCGGCGCGTGCGTTCTTCCGTCTGCCGGCCCCTGCGGCCGCTGCATGA